The DNA region TGAACAACATGTTTGCATCCCACAGACACCAACAGCTCCAAGGGCCGCCGCTCTGTCTCTAACTGAGATTTGACGAAGTTCAATTCTCATTTTTAAATCGCCAACGAGGTCTTTAACAAGATTTCTAAAGTCAACTCTGGCAGGTGCAGTGAAGTAGAAGACAGCTTTTTTACCAAATTGGATAAACTCTACGTGAGTTAAATTCATGTCGAGTTTGTGTTTTTCAATGAGGCGAAGGCATACTTTTTCCGCTTCATTTTCTTTGCGAGCATAGCTTTTTTGCTCTTCAATATCGTCGTCAGTAGCAATTTTTGAAATTGTTTTTAGCGGTAGAAGATCTTTTTTAAACGTCGTCTCGTATGGGAGCGAGTTGATGTAGCCAACAGTCATCCCACGGTCACTCATGGCCAAAACTTTTTGACCGTATTGAAAAATTCTCTTCCCCACAAGAAATGGGTGAGATTTCGCATTCCCTGGAAAGCGAACTCTAATCAATTTGATTGGGTCACCTTCTTTAAAGCGCTGAGAACTGGTTTCATCCTCGTCAGAATCTGACTCAGATGAATCATTATTATCTTTTGTTTGTAGTTCTTCGGTCTCTTGTGCTTGAGCTATTTTTGATTCTTCATTCTGTTCAGAAGAATTATATGTTTCATTTCCGTTGTCGGAATTCTGTTCTTGCATTAAATGTCCAATTTCTTATTTGCAGTTTACCCTTTATTTTCGGACGAATTGCCTGAAAAGTCTAGTCAAAGGGCATTATTTAGGAGCAGCGCTTAATAAGGGCCACAAGCTCACTAACTCTCTGTGTAAGTGGGTTGTGAAAGGTTTTAGACTTATCGTACCACTCGATGAAATTTGTTATATCGTCTAGGTGTTTGTAATTATCTGATTTAGCTAATAGCCACTCTGTAGCGAGGGAGCATAGTTGGTCCTCTAGGGCCTTATCTTTTTTTATTTGTTCAGTAAGTGTTTGAAGGTCATCAAGATTGTGCCACGCGCATTCTCTTAGGCCTAAAATATCATTTTTGGCCTGTTCAATAAAAGTTGGGAACTCAAATTGACGCTTCTTTTCATTGTTTCGAAGAGCAATTACTAGTGCTCGGCTCTCAATCGTTGGAAGTAGCTTAATTCCTGTATGTTCCAAGAAAATGATTGTTGTTTTCTTATTAGGCTCTTCCAGTGTCTTTAAAAACTTATTGAGAATGACATCACTTAATTGGTGAGCATCGCTTAAAATACAAAAACGATGATTGAATTCAAAATGATTGTACTGATGAAACTTGATAAAGTCAGTGATGGCCTGATCATTAAGCGTGTAGCTTTTTTCCTGATGTTCATTAATAAATAAGATATCGGGATGACCTTGGTCGATGAGGTCTATGGCCTTCTTTTCGCTGAACTCTTTTTCCTTGCTGATTGTCTTTGAAAGAAAACTTCTCGTGAAGCTGATCAATTGCTCTCGAGCGTTCGGTCCAGGGGCCATTTTAAAGATATAAAAATGGGCCAATTGTTCATTGGCCCATTTATTTAGAAGAATTGTTTCAATTTTTTCATTCATCATAAAAAGGGTTTAGTCTTCTTTTTTGAAAATGAGATCATCGATTTGTTGGCGAATTGACAGATAAACTTCATCAAAGTCTCTCTTTCCATCTACGACAGAGATTCTCTCTGGGAATAATTCACTCGCAAGGTCGTAACCATCAATTAGTTTCTGATGAAATGAATGGTCTTGAGATTCAAAATAATCTTTCGGATTATTTCTCATTTCTTGTCGTTTAAGAGATGTTTCAAGGTCAATCTTTACATAAATTGTTCTGTGAGGAACGAGATGAAGTGGAAAGACGTTGTGTGTTTCAAGAATTCTTTGAACACCAAGCTCTCTAGCAATACCTTGGTAAGCAATAGTACTATCGAGATAGCGGTCACAGATAATAATTGTATTTGGCGTATTGAGTTCTTTTAAAACGACTTCGGTAAGAAGTTGTGCTCTTGCGGATGCGAAGAGATAAGACTCTGCTACAGGATGTATATTGGTCGAAGTTTCTAAGATGGCCTTTCTTAGTTTTTCACCATAAGGTGTCCCACCTGGTTCTCTCAAAACGAGAACGCGAAAATCTTTATCTTCAAGATAATCTTTGATGCGATTGATTTGAGTTGTCTTGCCAGCTCCTTCAATTCCTTCGAAGCTAATGAAGAAAGATCCAGGAAACGCAGGCGGCCTAAATTGTTGTAATAATTCTTTATTGATTTCTTCCATGGGCTTTAATGTAGCACATCTTAGTGCTCATCGCCTATGATTAATATTCTTCCGCTGCGTTAAAGATTTCACCTTCTAACTCTTGAACTTCTCCTTGCTCAAGATTTTCAGGTTGCTCTGTTTCTGTAAACTCTGCATCAAGAACATTATCTGGCTCCATGGCCGGATCTAGAATTTCTTTTGGGATTCGACTTCTTACAGGATCATCTTGAAATGAACGTTCTTCTTGCTCAGCATCGTAAGTGTCTTCATTAATATAGGCATCATCCATCATTTTCTTTTTCTCAAAGTTTTTGAATGTGTCAGAATCTTTGAACGCTTTTGTTCCTCTCGTTACAGCTCTGGAGTTTCTAATATTATTTGCTTGAGACCTTGATTCTTTCGCCTGAATTGGTTTGAGCTCTTGTGCTTTAAATGATCTTGCTTGCTTTGCCTTGGGAGGGGCAAAGGTTGTTTTTTTATTGACTGTCGTTTGAGTTGGTTCATCTTTTCCCTTTATAACGAGAGTCAGTATTCCAACGAGAGAGAGTACAAGAAGAATAACCCATGGCAGTTTTGATTTTGTTTCACTTGATTGCGAATGCTCATCTTCAACAATGACAGGTCCTGCATTCATGTGCACGCGATCTTCTGGATGATGTGCCCATGCTAGACCAGCTAGCGCTTCTTCACTCTGCGTTTTTTCGCGGGCCATTTTTAAAATTTTATTTTGATCGACACTCTCTACAAGACCTTCTGCAAGGTGTGTGGCATCTGGAAGAGATTTATTTGTTAGTTTCCTTCGATCAAATTGCTTATAGTGGTGAATTTTAGTCCATTCTTGTCCATCTTCAGAAACGAGGTCTGTGTGAACGAGAGCTTTCTCTTGGAGTAATTCATTTATTTTATCTTCGTGAAAAGGCCCTTGTTTTTGTCCTTCGATCAGTAGATAGAACTCTTGAATTGAACTGTCTTTATCTGTTAGAACTTGCGGGCGTCTTCTTTGAAAGTAGGGATGTGAGACGAGATCACTCCAGTCTTCTTGACCGTATGTACGAAGAGTGATGTCGCTTAAATCGAGAGTATCAGACTCGAGATGGTCTTTTAATTCTTTGCCTAAAAATGGCCCATAGATTGAATCATTAATTTTAATTTCAAAAATATTCTCTTTTGGTAGATCTTGGGCCTCGATTTGCTCATGAGTTAGAACAAGGGAATCTAATGTTTCTAATTTTAATGCTTCACTCATAATACCATCCTTAACAGTTCCTTGAACTTATCGGTTGGTCTTAAGATATATTCAATATACTTATTGTAAGATGGGTGGGGGGAAAAAAGGTACAAAAAAAGGTCAGATAAAAACCGACCTTTTTTGTTGACTAGTTTGTAATTCGTTAAAATTAGAAGATTGGAAAGCTGACAAGCGTTCCTACATAGCTATTTTTAACCCATTCTGGCTGGTATGAAGCGATAAGGTTGTTATCGATAGCTGAGTCGAATGTGTACCCTTCAAAGTAAAGAGAAACATCAACACCATTAGAGAATGTGTAACCAGCAGTTAGGTTTGTTAGAAGAAGCTCTCTGTTATTGGACTTATCATCGTATTTGTAACCATAGTAAGCATTAGCAAATGATAGGTAGATATTGTCATTCACTGAGTACGTGTGAGTTAGACCAACGTAGTTAATTGTATCTTGAACGTTGTTAGCACCTTTGTTTTTGTTATAAATATAAAGACCTGGTGCAAAAGATAGATTGTATTTTCCAAAGCTTCTTGAAAAGCTATTGTAGAGTAGGTGGTATGTGTCATATCCCGACTCTTTCGCGTTATTCATAACGTAGTTTCTTAGTAAGAAAGAGTAGTTAACGCCGTGATCGTTTTGATTTAAGATGCTTGATCTTGTGAAACGAAGCTCAGTTGAGTGAAGTTCTGTGTGAACTTGGTTGTCATCTTTTTGCTTCTTAGTCCAGTCAGTGTGAACGAGTGGCTTGATTGTAAACTTGTGATACTTATCAAGCTTGTAGTTTAGGTAAAGGTAGTGACCTGACTTAAGTCCCTTGTCCTGCATAAGCTTGGCACTTGCATAAGTGTCATTTAGGTAGCTCATTGAAAATGGTGAGTCTTTCAGTTTTTTCCAGATGTCTGAAAATGCTGAGCTTGAAGTGTTTGTTGATTCTGCTAAAGTTGTTGTTGCCGTTAACATCATCATTGATGCAACTAATAGTCCTTTAATTTTCATTTTCTCTCCTCGAATATTTCCCAAAATTCGTGCAAAAACAGTTATTTCACAACACTGACTGATTTGTCATGGAGTTGACGCGATGAAAACCTAAAAAAATTGCATTTGTAAGGAAATGTTAATTAAATTACTCTATAACTATAGGCTTCCTTAATTATTTCGGGCCTTCCACTCTAAAAGGGACAGTGTGACACTGACATGGAATTTTTAAAGTTCACTTATCTTCTTATCACGATACCTTTCATGCGAATGCTGGCCTTACTTGTAGGACCCATCACTCCTTTTAATCGCTTTTTAAAAGAGAGACTTCTCTTTGAAAAACGCAATAATGAGCCAGGGTGTCAGTCTTTTAGTGAGCAGGGTCTCGAAGCTGATCTTGGAGTTCATGTTTCTAGTGAAGGGGAGTTAGAGCAAGTTCTTCCGATTGTAAGAAGGTATTTAGAGAGTGCTAAAAAAGTTGAGCTGATCTTTACTTCTCCAAGTGTCGAGAAAAAAATTAAAGAACTTTATAAAGTCTATCCAAATTCATTTCGATATTTGCGTCTCCCTTTATTGAAGGCGCCACGTTTTAGAAGACCTTTTCTATGGGTTACGACAGATCATTTTATTATGGTTCGCTATGACTTTTTTCCTGAGCTTCTTTTATTAAGTCGTTTCTGCTCGCGCTTTACACTTGTGTGGGCAACGCTAAAGGGAAAAGAATATTCACCTTTTTCTCCAGGTCTTTTTCCGTACCGCTATTTTACAAAGATTATTCCTGCTACAGAGTCAGATCAAAACAAAATGATTGATCTTTCACTTCCGGTTGATGATGCCATTGACTTTCGCGTGGTTCAAATCAATAAGCGATTACAGGAAAAAGAAAAGAAGCTTGCCGTCTACGAGCAAAGTGGAATTGCTGAACTCATTAAATCGTACCCTCGAAGCAAGCGTCTCGTTTACGGAAGTTGCTGGCCAGTTGATATTGAGAGCTTCTCTAAGGTCATGATTGAAAAAATTAAAAACAAAGAGATCTTTGTCGCTCTTTGTCCACATAAAATCAATGATGAGAGTGTTGATCAATTAAAAGAACTTTTAAAATTAAAAGGTCTAGAGAGCGTTTGTCTTTATAGAAAAGATGAAAGCGATAGTGAAAAGCTTAAAAAGGTCTCGAGCGAATTAAAAGAACAAGAGCAGGGAACGGTTTTTATAAGTGCTTTACCTGGAAGACTTTGTGAGTTCTACTCGCTCTTTGGAAACGCCTATGTCTCTGGAGGATTTGGTCGTAGTATTCACTCTGTATTGGAGCCTTATTTGGCCGGAGCTTTCGTTTTTTGTGGACCAAAGACTCACCGTTCAACAGAATTTGATTTAGTTAAAGAAAATGATGATCAAGCGATCTGTTCTTTTTCTGATTTGCCAAGTCTATGGACTTTAGTAGAGAATAGAGATTCCTTCAATGAGGGCAAATGCAACGAACTTATTGATCTTAGTTCAATGCGTTTTAATGAAATGATAAAGAAGCTGTGAGGCGATCTTGCTCGATAAAAAATTTGACTTAGTCATCGTAGGGAAAAGTTATCTTTCGATAATGCTCGCTGTGAAGATGATGAGAAGAAATTTAAAAGTACTTTTACTCGATGATGAACGCGTCGATATTGGAAGCTTATACAGTGACTTCTTTGGTCCTATTGAGTCGACTTTTATCAGTTCTTGGGGTGAGGACAATCATCTTACTTCTCTTTCTAATGTAAAAAAGTATCTAACGGCAAGACCTTATTCAATTGTTGTTGGTCAAACAAGAGTGAAGCTCGGTCACCGTCCTTCTCAAAACTTAATTGAACTCTATCGTAAACTCTCTCCTTATATTCCAATTGGACATGAGGCTTTTTTCGAACTCATTGGTGATGAGGCTAAGAGAGAGTCATTTGATTCTGAATGCGAGAAGCTTTTCCAGCGAATTGGAAAGAGTTCTTATTTCTTTAAAAGTCTTCAAGGATTAAGTCTGGATAGTTTTCTTTCAATGAGCCCAAAAGGCGTGATCTCTATCTATGAGGCCTTTAGTCAGGTCATCAAAAAAGAGCAATTTGAAAATAAATCAAGCAAATGGTTTTTTCAGTCGTTTCTTATGGCCGCTCGTGGGATCTTTCATAAAAAGATTGATTGCAACCTTTCAGAGATTGAGATGTTTCATCTTCTTTTAAGTCTCTTACAACCAAGTTATGAATTAGATTCAAAGTCTTTAATGGAAGACCTTGTTTTAGAATTTGAAAAGGTTGGCGGAATCTATAAAAGTTGCCAGCTTCGCGAGTGGAAGTTTCATAAGAAGAAGCCTTGGGCCATAGAGCTTTCAAGTTATGAAGGTATTGTTCATCCCGATAAGGTTGTCTTTATTGGTGGCAGTTTGGATGAGATGCCTATTATTTTTCCAAATAAAGACGAGTGTCTAAGAGATGTTGTTATTGATTGGAAAATTGATGGACTCGACTCTCATTTAACAGGAGAGAGATTCTTTTTCACTGACGTTAATAAAGTTGGTACAGATGTTCCTCTGTGGTTTGCTGACTTTCACCAAGACCATATTCACTTTAAAGTCTTCACTCTTTATGAAAAAGGATCAAAGCTCTCCTTTGTTAAAGACTATTTAAGAGAGACTCTTAAAAAAGATCTTAAAAACCTTATCTCCAATGTAGATGAACTGTTTATTGAGGAGAATATTAGCTATGGTAAAGAGCTTTGGCCTAGTCCTTATAAGAAGAGTACTTGGTTTCCAAAGAAAGTGTCGATCTTTGACCACTCTAGGCCTGGCTTTAACGACAAATTGAATGGCGTTCATTACTTTGGACCTTATCGCGAAACACCTCTAGGACTTCTTAGTAGTATGATGGACATCAACGAGATGCACCAATTCATCTAGCTTTGATCCTGAAATTAAATGAGGTATCATATTCTATAATGAAAAATAAAGGCCCATCTTCTCAAAGCTATATTGCACAAAGCGGACAAGCAGTCGTAGAGTATCTTCTGCTCTTGGCCGTTGTCGTAAGCTTGATCGCT from Halobacteriovorax sp. GB3 includes:
- a CDS encoding glycosyltransferase N-terminal domain-containing protein, giving the protein MEFLKFTYLLITIPFMRMLALLVGPITPFNRFLKERLLFEKRNNEPGCQSFSEQGLEADLGVHVSSEGELEQVLPIVRRYLESAKKVELIFTSPSVEKKIKELYKVYPNSFRYLRLPLLKAPRFRRPFLWVTTDHFIMVRYDFFPELLLLSRFCSRFTLVWATLKGKEYSPFSPGLFPYRYFTKIIPATESDQNKMIDLSLPVDDAIDFRVVQINKRLQEKEKKLAVYEQSGIAELIKSYPRSKRLVYGSCWPVDIESFSKVMIEKIKNKEIFVALCPHKINDESVDQLKELLKLKGLESVCLYRKDESDSEKLKKVSSELKEQEQGTVFISALPGRLCEFYSLFGNAYVSGGFGRSIHSVLEPYLAGAFVFCGPKTHRSTEFDLVKENDDQAICSFSDLPSLWTLVENRDSFNEGKCNELIDLSSMRFNEMIKKL
- the tmk gene encoding dTMP kinase, which codes for MEEINKELLQQFRPPAFPGSFFISFEGIEGAGKTTQINRIKDYLEDKDFRVLVLREPGGTPYGEKLRKAILETSTNIHPVAESYLFASARAQLLTEVVLKELNTPNTIIICDRYLDSTIAYQGIARELGVQRILETHNVFPLHLVPHRTIYVKIDLETSLKRQEMRNNPKDYFESQDHSFHQKLIDGYDLASELFPERISVVDGKRDFDEVYLSIRQQIDDLIFKKED